CAAGGCTTGATCCCAACCTAACCAATGCAGAATCGCTTCTCGACGGCAAGCGTTTTTATATCGATCATGATTATGAAGTCTTGCGTAATAAAGACAGCGCTTCTTATTATAGTGCAAGAGTTTATAATAAAGCTTATTACGAGGATAAGTTTTACCGTTTTTCACAAACTTCACCTAATGAGAGTTTGCTTGGTGAAGTTTACAGAAGCGGAGCTATCATCAACACTACGGATCTTGAAGAAGGAGAAATAGAGCTGGGTGCGACCTTTGACCACTATTTATTGGGTTATTTCCAGGCGGGATTGTCCAGAAAAAAATTCAACTATGGCTACTCACGCAGACTCAATCTGGAGGATCAAATCATTCCTAATAGAATCTTAGGGGAGATTTATCAGTTTCAAGGAGCGTTTGAGAAACAAATAGGCAAATTTGATTTCAAATCTGCTGCTGGGGTGAATTTTGCGGGCGACGTAGAAGGTCAATTTGTGAGAGCGAGCGCCGGTTATGAGATTTTTGATTCTCAGCTAGAGGCTGGGATTGCGGTAAACAACAGCAGTCCGGATTTCAACTACCTCCTTTTTCAGAGTAATTATGTGAACTACAACTGGTTCAATGATTTTGATAACGTCAGAACTCAAGAACTGTACTTCAAAGCCGAGTCTGAAAAATACCTGGATATGGAGTTAAGTCTGAACACCATTCAGGATCAAGTCTTTTTTGAAGAACGACTGCGGTTGAATGCTGCGATGGATACTTTAGGGTACGATGTACGCCCTGCTCAGGCAGGTTCTGGGATTACACATCTTAAAGTCAAGTTACACAAAGAGCATAAGTTGCCATGGAATTTTGGGATGGATCACACAGTGATGTATCAAAACGTCTCCCAAAGCGATAATGCGATCAATGTTCCCGAGTTTGTGACGCGCAACACTTTGTATTACAAAAACCGCTTCTTTAAGCGTGCCCTGCAGTTGCAAACCGGTATCACGTTTAAGTATTTTTCCAGCTATTTTATGGACGGTTACGATCCCGTGCTGGGGGAATTCTACAGTCAGCAGCGTGAAGAGCTGGGCGCGTTTCCATTAGTGGATTTTTTTGTCAATGCCCGCATAAGACAGACTCGTATATTCTTCAAGGTGGAACACGCAAATGCACCTTTTGGAGAGCAAAACTATTTCAGCGCTCCCAGACATCCCTATCGCGATTTGACGATACGGTTTGGTCTGGTTTGGAATTTCTTCCTATAATACAGCGCATATTTCATTCTTAAAAGCAACAATTTGAAAGCTACCATTATTACCATAGGCGATGAGATCTTGATAGGCCAGATCGTAGATACAAATTCGGCCTGGATGGGGCAGCAGCTCAATAACGTGGGGGTTTCTGTTTATGAGATTATCACGATTAATGACGATAGGGTGCATATTCTTTCCGCTTTCGCGAAAGCGGAACAACAATCAGACCTCGTCCTAATAACCGGCGGTCTGGGTCCCACAAAAGATGACGTTACCAAAAGCACGATCTGTGAGTATTTTGATGATGAATTAGTGCTGAACCAAACGGTACTGGAGCACATAGAGAATATTTTTTCAAAGTATGTGAAAGACGCTATTTTACCCGCAAATAGAGACCAGGCCCTAGTTCCCAGCAAAGCGAGAATCCTACATAATGACTATGGGACGGCGCCAGGGCTTTGGATGGAAAAGAACGATACGATTTTTGTATCCATGCCCGGCGTGCCTTTTGAGATGAAGGGAATCATGACCTCTGGAGTTTTGCCTGAGATCATCAAAAAAGGAAATCTACCGTTCATACACCACCGCACCATGATTACAGCAGGAGTGGGGGAAAGCACGATCGCAAAACGTATTGAAGCATGGGAAAATGCCCTGCCTGAAACGATCAAACTTGCCTACCTGCCTAGCTCAGGAATGGTCAGGTTGCGCCTTTCCAGTATCGGGATGGATCGTGTTGAGGTAGAAACTTCAGTTGCGGCTCAGGTAAAAGCGCTTTACGATTTGATAGGCGATATCATCGTAGGGGAGAGCAATGGTGAATCGCTAGTTCATACGGTTTTTAATCTACTCAAGGAAAAAAGGAAAACCATCGCCACTGCCGAAAGTTGTACGGGAGGCAAAATTGCAAATCTGATAACAGAAATCCCTGGGGCATCTACCGTTTTTAAAGGTAGTACGATCACTTATGCCACGCAGTCCAAAATTGATATTTTAGGAATTGAAGGGAAGTTGATCGATGAAAATAGTGTGGTCAGTGCTGAGGTAGCGACTGCCATGGCTGCTCAAGCTCGCGTAAAATTCAAAAGCGATATCGCTATAGCCACTACTGGGAATGCCGGTCCCAGCAAGGGAGACAGCGATGCTGAGGTAGGAACCGTCTACATAGGAATCGCCGATGAGAATGGTGCGGAAGCCTGTAAATTTCTAATGGGAAACAACCGAGAACGCGTAGTGCAGAAAACGGTAAACAAGTCGCTGGAGCTGTTGCAAAAAATATTAATCAAAAAGTGATGAATTCTTGCTTGTGAGTTCCATTTTATATTTGTTATTTTGCAATCCGATTTTAAACACCGAGAATCATGTCACGAGTTTGTGAACTTACTGGTAAAAAAGCGATGGTAGGGAACAACGTTTCCCACGCAATGAATAAGACGAAGCGTAAATTTGACGTGAACTTGTTCAAGAAAAAATTCTACCTGCCAGAAGAAGATAAGTACGTTACTTTGAAAGTATCTGCAAGAGCTATCAAAAACGTCAATAAAAAGGGAATCACCCAAATGATGAAGGAAGCTCGTGCAAACGGGTACACCACAAAGTAATCTGTTTAAAGAATTAGAAGATGGCAAAGAGTAAAGGAAATAGAATCCAGGTTATCCTACAATGTACTGAGCACAAAGAATCTGGACAGCCAGGTATGTCTCGTTACATCACTACAAAGAATAAAAAGAATACGCCAGATCGTCTTGAATTGAAAAAATTCAACCCGATCCTTAAGCGTATGACTGTTCATAAAGAAATCAAATAATTAAGTCATGGCAAAGAAATCAATCGCAACCCTACAATCAGGCTCGAAAAGATTAACTAAAGCGATCAAGATGGTCAAGTCACCTAAGACAGGTGCCTACACTTTTGTAAGTGCCATCATGGCTCCAGAACTTGTTAATGACTTCTTGAACAAGAAATAATTGGTTAATTAAGTTAGTTAAGTTAAAATGTGAAAAGCCATTCTGTGTCAGCAGAATGGCTTTTTTATTTTGACAATGCTTCAATACGGTCACATGCCATTTTGATTTCACTAAACGGATCAACCCATCACCACTCACAAACTCACAGGTGGATGCAATCCACTACTCACAACTCACTAACTCATCAACTCATAGGTGGATGCGATCCGCCGCTACTCATGAACTCAATAACCTCTCTTTAAATATGCTTGGTAATAATTATCGGTGCTTAGGTATTCCTGCCTCATTTCTTTGAAGAATTCAATAGCGCGATCCCGTTTTTCATGATCTGGATGTAAAACGTCATTTCGCTGGAAGTCTAGTAAATGCAACGCGATATACCAGGTATCACTTGTTCTGGTATAGCCCGTGCGATCAAATAGGGGCGATACGCCTTCATTTTCAAGGGCTTTATCTACTATCATACCGCCTAGATTCCAGGTAGAAGATGATTTATCAGTTTCATACCATGATAGATAATACAAATGATCATCTATGATGACGGGCACCATGTCATCAACATATTCATCGTTGCATTCATACTTAATATTGATGTAGTTGTAGAACTCGTCTACATCCTTTGGATCTCTAAAAATGTAGGTATAGACATCAGGCAAATCCTTTTTGAACTTCTTTCCCTTTGTGACTTTATCGTTTTTAAGTTTTGGTGCTACTTGAACGGGAACACATGATTGGAATAAAAATAGAGCTGTGATAAAGTAAAAGAACTTCATACTTAGGTTTTGTGAAATTTATCAACTATTGTTCCATTTAGAGGATAATACTACCGATTATTGTAGTGGAATAACAATCATCGCTGATGTGCCCGACTGGTGACTAGGCTCAAAATTGATACTCCCCTTAATCATGTCTATACGGCTTTTCATATTGAGCACACCATGCCCTTCCTCAGAAGAGCCTTTCATTCCCACACCATTATCATCTACCATAAGGATAAGGTTATCTTTTTGCTTGTAGAGTAGAACACTCATTTCTGTAGCACCTGAATGTTTAATTATATTATTGATCAATTCCTGCAAAACACGATAGAGACAAATCTCAATACGCTCTTCAAAGCGCTTGTCTTGAACACCATTATGCTCAAAATTATATGATATTTCCGAGTATTTGAAAGAGTTGTTCAGCAAATCTTCAAAGGCATTTACGAGACCGTTCTCCATTAAACTACGAGGCATCATTTGATGAGAGATGTCTCTAATATCATCGGCGCTTTTTGAGCAAGACTCATATATTTTATCGAGTTCTTCCTTCTTTTCAAGATCTTCCTCTCGATTTTTTATGTGATGAAGCGCCAGTTTAAGCGCTGACATTTCTTGACCTATTCCATCGTGCAGATCTTTACTGATGCGTTTTCGCTCATCTTCTGAAGCTTTTACAACTGCTTCAAATCCTCTTTCTTTTTCATGCAGCACTGCAGCTTGAAGCTTTTGTCGCTGCTTTGATCTGTAATAGTAATAAAAGAATATACCGCCCAAAATCAGAAAAGTAAGGCCGCCTGTCAAAGAAAGCTGTGTAAGTCTTTGTGAAGCAATCGTAGCGTTTTGAGTCTGAATTTCAAGATTCTGTTCAGTAATTTTGCGTTCTTTTTCAGCAGTCTCAAACTTGACTTCTAAGTTGGAGATCGTTTCCAGCTTTTGAGCATTTATAATGGAATCCCGATGTATAGTTTTTAGTTTGAAATAGTCGAGAGCCTTTTGATGATTTCCTTTAAGTTGCTCTAGCTCGTGTAAATAGCCATAAGTATCCACAATGTTTCTTCTACTGCCTAGCTTTTTGAAAATAAGTAATGCCTCTTTTAAGTATTTTTCCGCTGGCTCAAATTTTTTCTGGTTGTATAGCGCTTCACCTATATTTATCATCGCGATTCCCTCACTTACCTGATCGCCAAAATCCCTTGCCAGATCCAATCCAGTCGTATAGTATCCTATTGCAGCGTCTAGATCATTTTTGAAAAACATCACGGCGCCCATATTAGTATAGAGCGCTGCAATGCCTTCCAAGTGCTGGGTGTCTTGAACAATGCTCTCCGCTTTTTTGAAATGAAACATCGCATCATCAAAAGCTCCTTGAAAATAAAGTGTCGTTCCTTTCTCTAAAAACAGCCCGAAAGCCACATCGTTTTTCAGCTTGTGCTCTTCCGCTGTTTCTAATGCTTTATCAATATATTCTGTGGCTTTTTTTATATCACCTAGTCGCCAGTAGGTCTGGCATAAAGCCATCTCTGCAGTTGCTGCGGTTTTCCAGTCTCTCGCATTTCTGGAACGGTTCCTTGCCTTTTGAAAATATCCCAACGCTCTATCGTAAATACCTTGATATTTATAGACAACTCCTAGTCGCTGATACGCTTTTCCGCGCAAGAAATCGTTGTCTAGTGCTTCAGCGATCTCGAGGGCTTTTTCCTGTTCTTGTATCGATTTTTCATAATCAGATTTATTGAACGCATACAAGCCGCTTACAGAATGATATTTTGACAACCATACGGAATCACTTGGTTGAATGCTTTTCTCCAAAGCAGAAATGAAATAAGACATGCTGTCCAGCTTAGAATACTGGGTACGCACGATGTTCTCATACAGATACTCCAAACGATCCTCATATTCCTGCTGTCCATGAGCTATAGAGCTAAAAAATAGATTGAATAAGAGAATTATGATTCTGGAAAATTTCATGGTTGAATACTTTAAGCCAATTGCAAATTAAACAATCAGCTCAAGTTAGGTTATAGGGCATTTACCTGAAATATAGTTAGTTCTATTGGGAATTTTTACGCTGTCCCTCGGTCGCCATACTGCCTTCGTAGCCACTTCGGCGTAGTTGGCTAGGCTTGCCGAAGGCGCAGCGCGAAAGCGAAATATCTAGAATAAATCTCTTAACTTATTTTCTAGATCCATCACATCCTCTTTCCCGACTTGTAGATGCCAGGTTTTGATGCCTTATTTATTCGCGGCATCAGTGTTTTCTACGGTATCATCTATGAAAAGAGTGTCTTCGGCCTTGATATTATTCTTATTCAGGACAAACTCATAGATGTCAGTATTAGGCTTGCGTAACCCTATTTCATGAGATAAGTAGAAGCCATCAAAAGCATTTTTGAAAGTCTCAAAATCTGCTCCCATATTTTCTTTTATATTCTCAATATGGAGATCATTGGTATTGCTTAGCAGAAAAATTTTATGAGTACGCTTTCGCGAAAGCGTCACCAAAAAATCAAGTCTGTTTGTTGGAAAATCCAGCAACATGCCATTCCAAATTTCTTTCAATTGCTGCGAGTTAAGTTGAGGGATAGCCTCGTGCAGCGAGTTCAAAAACTCCTTTGTGCTGTTGGAACCTACCTCATATAACTTATTGAGCCGATCCAAAGCTCTACGTCCACTTTCATGAACTGAATAAGAGTCGAGTTGCCTCGAGACATAGGTTTTGTCCAGGTTCACAAATACATCACCAAAATCAAATATGATGTTTTTTATAGGCATATCATCTTATTTATAGTATACTTAAGATGTTAGACAGCTTTTTTCAACTTTGACTTTTTCCCTACCAATCTATTCAAGCTTTTCTGGATAATCCTCTTTTTAAGATTTATAGGGTAATTCCGGTCGCCACAGAAGACAGCGGTCATGTAGCGAGCAAATTTTGCACCATAGTGTTTGATCAGGAAACTCCGAAGTTTGGGTTTTCCGTAGAACCAGGCTGCTAGAGTACGGCCGGTAGCGAGCTGTGGTAATAGCTTCTCGTCGAGAATGTCTTGATACCTTTTTGCAGCACTATATGGATCTCCTTGACTTGAAATGATCGCTTGAGCTGCATACCGGCCAGAAAAAATAGAATTTGATATACCTTCTGCGGTAATGGGATCTGCAAAGCCGGCAGCGTCACCAGTGAGAAACACACCATTTTTCACAAAACCTTCTTCTCGTGGCGTTATAGGAATATTGAAACCAAATTTTTTTATCTCTACGATATTTTTGATGTTCATGTCATCAATATATTTCATGCATGCCGATTTGAGATCCAGCTTTCCGCCACCGTTTCCAAAACCACCTACGCCTACAGAGAGATGGCCATTTTTGGGAAATACCCAACCGTAACCGTGAGGTACGGCACCCATGTCAAATCGCACGTTGCGGCAATGCTTTTCATACTCTTCTGGACTCACGTAGATCTCATATTCCAGCGCAGGTATGAGTGTGCGGGAATCTGTGGTCCAGCCAGCCATTTTTGCGGTAGGGCTGTACGCGCCATCTGCGGCTACGACCATTTTTGTTGAATAAGCATTTTTATCTGTGGTTAGTAAAATTTGATCTGACTTATGCTGTAAGGCAGTCAGCTTTTCTCCCTGTTTTAAAACAGATCCTTTTTCAATAGCCTTTTCAGCAAGTAGATAGTCAAATTTATCTCGCATTACCATGCTGATCACGGGACGATCGTCAGAAGCAACTAGATGCGTGCCATCATCAAAATAAATGTCTACTTCTTTGAATTGAAGGTCTACCACTTCTGCCGCATCAAAAGGAAGATCTCTTAGGCCTCTATATACAAAACCGCCACCACAGACCTTGTAGCGTGGCAATTCTCGCTTCTCGATAACAAGAACTTTTAATCCAGCCGCAGCGAGATCATAAGCTGCCATACTTCCCGCAGGTCCGGTTCCTATTACCGCAACGTCATATAATGTGGCTTCATTCATGATTAATGGTCGACATTTAAATGGAGCGTAAAAATCGTAAATATTTAAGAGTTTTTAACATTGACAGTCTCTTTACTTCAATCGATAATTTCTTGACCGGTGGTAATTGAGTAATTGAAGACAAGATGTTGATCCAGAGATCTTAATCGGGAAAACAATGACTTTACTATTGTAAGTGTTATGAATTTGTGGGTGTGGCTCAATGAGCTGACAAATGTGCATTTATTGATAGCTTCAGATGATTTTAAGCACCTTATTGTCAATTACTAATAGATGATTTTTTTTACATATGAAATCTCACCATTTAGTTAGCTCAAAAAATGTAATTATGAGTTTAATCCTATTGTGGTGTGGAAGTAGTCTTGAATTATGACTTGAATAATTGGCAACGAATTAATTTTCTTTTAAGGCTCTTTAACAACGTTCTCAATAGATTTGTCGAAAAATAAATAACTATGAAAAAGCTATTTTTATCAGCTATGGCACTTGTTGCCGCAACAACAATGAGCGTGGCTCAAGAAATCGACTTTGGTGTACAGGCTGGGGTAAACTTTGCAAAACTTCAAGGTGATAGTGTAGAAGATGCAGATGGCCGTACTGGTATCAATGTCGGTTTAACAGGTGAATACATGTTCAACGATTCATTTGCTCTATTTACTGGAGTAATCTATAGTCAGCAGGGATTACAGTCTGAAGATGCCGGAATCGAACAAAAATTAAAATTAGACTATTTAAATGTACCGGTGTTGGCTAAATTTTACATAGCTGATTCAGGTTTCAGTATTGATGCAGGACCTCAAATAGGTTTTATCGTAAATGATGAATACACCGTAGAAGGTGGGCCACTGGCCGGTGAAACCGATCTGGATGCTGCAACTATCGACCTTAGTGCTGGTGGAGGCGTAAGCTATAAATTTTTGGAAGGAACCACTCTTGAAGGTTTATCTATTGGAGCACGTTACATGATAGGATTGAGCAATATCTATGATGATGATGAAGCTTTTGGTGATGACTTGACTAACAGTGTGTTATCAGTAAATCTAGGTTACAGATTCTAATCTTAAATTAATTTGATAATGAAAAGCAGCTCAATCGAGCTGTTTTTTTTGTCCCTAATTCAAGCTCTGGGGTGGTGTTTTTCCATAACTTGAGCAAGGTGGGAGCGATCTACGTGCATGTAGATTTCTGTGGTAGTTATGCTCTCGTGACCCAACATGATTTGGATACTGCGCAGATCAGCTCCGTTTTCCAGCAAATGGGTTGCAAAACTATGCCTAAACGTGTGCGGGCTAATACTTTTTTTAAGACCAGCCTTGATCGCGAGTTGTTTGATAATGTGGAAAATCATCGCTCGGGTAAGACCTTTACCACGTCGATTGAGAAATAGCGTGTCCGTAAACTTAGGATCGACATTCACATGAGTGCGTATCTCATTTTTATAGAGGTTGATGACTTTGATCGTGTAGGGGCTTATAGGTACAAAGCGCTGTTTGTTCCCTTTTCCCGTTACTTTTACAAAACCCTCATCAAAAAACAAGTCACTTATCTTAAGTGATGTAAGCTCACTCACGCGCAAGCCGCAACTGTACAGCGTTTCTAAGATGGCGCGGTTGCGTTCTCCTTCTGCTGTTGAGCGGTCTATGTGGGTGATGAGGTTGTCTATTTCTTCTAGCGAGAGTGTATCGGGTAATTTGCGAGGTGTTTTGGGCGATTCCAGCAAATCCATTGGATTAGTCTCACGGTAGTTTTCAAGAACCAGATATTTAAAAAATGCTTTTAAACTACTGATAAGACGCGCTTGAGATCGTGGATTGATCTCCTTTGCCATATGATAGATGAACTCTCGTAGATGTTGCGTCTCTAGTCGATCTGCGGGCAGTTCAACATCATTTTCTTCTAGCCATAGTATGAGCTTACGCAAATCCCGCGCATAGGCTTTGATGGAATTTTCTGCAAGACCACGCTCTAGAGTGTTGTAGTTATTGAAAGATTTAACGGCGTGTTCCCATTTCATGCATACAATGATTGAATAGACTTTAATAAACGATTATTTATTCCGCTTTCGCGAAAGCGAGAACGCAACCCATCCCGTTGTAAACTTAATCAGTTAGAATTAATCAACCTGTTCCTACTTAAAAAAATCAACGCAATTTTGATGCTTTCTCTACCATGCCGTTAACAAGCCCTAACTTAAAGTTAACGCCTGCCACGGCTCTATCAAGTTATCTTGCATGAAAAATAGTACATGAAAAAGATATTTACAACCGTAGCGCTAGTCCTTACTTGTTTTATCAGTCAGGCACAGGTGGATCAAGATGAAAATTCTGCCGTGGTGGGCGATCAAGATTTTGCCATAGGTGGGATGGCTGCCTTACCCATAGGAGACCCTGCTGATTTTGCAGATTATGGTCTTGGAGTCGAGTTGATGTACCTGAAATCTTTATTCAATGGGAATCTTAATCTAGGAGGTACTGTGGGTTACTCACACTATGTTACTGATAAAGATGTTAATCTCGATGATGCCCAGTTTTTACCTATAGCGCTAACAGGATTATACCCTATAGGTGATTTAGGTTTCGGTGCCGGTCTTGATGTGGGATATGCCATAGGTATCAATGATGGGAATAATGGAGGATTCTTATATGAGCCTAAAGCCTATCTTGAAACTTCTAGATTTATTTTTTCTCTAGGCTATAGAGGGATCGTATTAGAAAATGATACTTTTGATACTATTAAGCTAGGATTTGCAGTGAAACTGAACTGATCTATCAAAAACTAATTTTAAAAAGTCCCTTGATGGGACTTTTTTATTGCTCTATATCTAAGCGAAACAGCTATTTTGATTAATTTGGTCTGAAAACATTGTTATGCGATTGCTCATTGTTAATGGTCCTAATTTGAATCTATTAGGCACTAGAGAAACTGATATTTATGGTAGTAAAACCTTTGAGGACTATTTTGTAGAGCTCCAGTTTAAATTTTCAGAAGTTGAGTTAGCACAATTCCAAAGCAATACAGAAGGTGAGATCATCGATCAACTCCATCAAGCGCATGATGGCAAGTTTGATGGTGTGATTCTTAATGCTGGTGGTTATACACATACTTCAGTTGCCATTGCAGACGCTGTAGCTGGTATAGATCTGCCAGTGGTAGAAGTTCATATTTCAAATGTTATGGATCGAGAAGAATTCAGGCATACTTCTTACATCTCTAAATATTGCGTGGGAACGATCTCGGGTTTCGGTTTAGAAAGTTACTTGCTGGGCATACAAAGCTTTCTCAACGATAGCAAAGACAAAGATTAGATCGTAAGTTTTCTTACAATCATGTTGGTTTTTCTACGTCTAGAATAGTAGAAAGTCTAACCAACATGAAAAAAGCAAGTATATTAATCATGACGACCGTATTATTACTATTTAATTACAGTTTCAGCCAAGAAACTTCTCAAGATTCAACGCAAGTTGCTAAACCATTTGAACCTCGATGGAGTTTTGGTGCTCAGTTGCAGTAAGTACTTGCGTTTGACTACTATGATTACGAGGTAGAACGTTACCACGGTAGTACTGGATATAATTAGAATTAAGGTTTTCTAGCAAATTACAATTGGCATGAACGGCACGCATTACATACCGAGCTCAATTTTCTGATTGGTCAAAGAAATGCGGCTCTGGGAGCAAACCTATAATACGAGTATTCACCTTCTGATCGCTGAAGCATTTATGGAGGTTTAGGAATGGAGTATACTTTTTCCTTTAACTATGAAAGTCCTAATTTGGGGACAGAACGCAGGTTTGTTCCTGCCGCAATGCTTTGTATAAGGTACAAAGCCAGCAAATGGATTACATCGGTTCTAAGATACCAGCGCGATTTGATGGATCGATTCAGTCCACCGACAGATCTTACCTATCCTCAATTGAGGAAAGTCAATCAGGTTGCTTTAGGTATTTCGGTAAGATCCTAAAAAATGGGATTGTTAATATTAAGGCTAGCAACCGCTAGCCTTAATTCAACTTTTAAGATCTTTTATTCCCTATTCCATACAGAAACTGCCATTGTCAGCTAACAGCTAACAGCTAACAACTTATAAGTGAATCACTTCATCATAAGCATCTGCTACGGCTTCCATTACTGCCTCACTCATCGTAGGGTGTGGGTGAACTGCCTTTAAGATCTCATGACCTGTGGTCTCCAGCTTACGAGCTACAACTGCCTCAGCAATCATATCAGTTACACCAGCACCTATCATGTGACAGCCGAGCCACTCACCGTACTTAGCGTCAAAAATCACTTTTACAAAACCGTCAGGCTTTCCGGCAGCTTTTGCCTTACCTGATGCGCTGAACGGGAATTTACCCACTTTGATCTCGTAACCTTCTTCTTTAGCTTGAGCTTCAGTAAGTCCTACGCTCGCGATTTCAGGAGTAGAGTAGGTACAACCTGGGATGTTCCCGTAATCGAGTGGCTCCACGTGCATGTCAGCTATTTTCTCCACACAGAGAATACCTTCTGCACTGGCTACATGAGCAAGAGCTGGTCCAGCGGTAATATCACCTATGGCATAATATCCCGGCATATTCGTCTGGTACCACTTGTTGACAAGTACCTTACCACGATCTGTAGAAATCCCTACTTCTTCCAGACCTATATTTTTGATATTGGTTTCAATTCCTACGGCGCTCAATACGATGTCTGCCTCAAGAACCTCTTCGCCTTTTTTAGTCTTAACGTGAGCTTTGACGCCGTCACCACTGGTATCTACCTTAGTCACTTCGCTACTGGTCATCACCTTAATTCCAGACTTTTTGAAGCTGCGCTCCATTTGCTTGGAAACATCGGCATCCTCAACGGGTACGATACGATCTAGATATTCTACGATCGTTACCTCAGTTCCCATAGCGTTGTAGAAATAAGCAAATTCAACACCTATCGCTCCTGAGCCTACTACGATCATTTTTTTCGGCTGGCTTTCCAGCGTCATTGCCTCGCGATAACCTATCACTTTTTTACCATCTTGTGGTAGTGAAGGTAACTGTCTGGATTTTGCTCCAGTTGCGATGATGATGTGGTCTGCCTCAACGGTAGAAGTGCTACCATCTTCAGCTTTTACTTCTATTTTCTTTCCTTTTTTAAGCGTACCGTAACCCATGATTACCTCGATC
This genomic interval from Nonlabens spongiae contains the following:
- a CDS encoding DUF4295 domain-containing protein, with the translated sequence MAKKSIATLQSGSKRLTKAIKMVKSPKTGAYTFVSAIMAPELVNDFLNKK
- a CDS encoding HAD family hydrolase; protein product: MPIKNIIFDFGDVFVNLDKTYVSRQLDSYSVHESGRRALDRLNKLYEVGSNSTKEFLNSLHEAIPQLNSQQLKEIWNGMLLDFPTNRLDFLVTLSRKRTHKIFLLSNTNDLHIENIKENMGADFETFKNAFDGFYLSHEIGLRKPNTDIYEFVLNKNNIKAEDTLFIDDTVENTDAANK
- a CDS encoding putative porin, with the protein product MNCNKLLLFFCFLIPVVLCAQTRPDKLTKVPNSRGTIEPLDNKSVNVEGEKPPITDYLIISQDRDTTFVDTTLNMKKEYKFNYLRQDNFELIPFANIGRPYNKLSRTYDLDRLEPRLGARARHDNYYEVEDVYDYYVPTPLTELYFKTAVNQGQQLDALFTTNLSPQYNFSISYKGMRSAGDYVNTLTSTGNFKFTSSYFTKDKRYRLRLHTTFQDQFNEENGGLTPEALEGFLNNDEDFDDRARLDPNLTNAESLLDGKRFYIDHDYEVLRNKDSASYYSARVYNKAYYEDKFYRFSQTSPNESLLGEVYRSGAIINTTDLEEGEIELGATFDHYLLGYFQAGLSRKKFNYGYSRRLNLEDQIIPNRILGEIYQFQGAFEKQIGKFDFKSAAGVNFAGDVEGQFVRASAGYEIFDSQLEAGIAVNNSSPDFNYLLFQSNYVNYNWFNDFDNVRTQELYFKAESEKYLDMELSLNTIQDQVFFEERLRLNAAMDTLGYDVRPAQAGSGITHLKVKLHKEHKLPWNFGMDHTVMYQNVSQSDNAINVPEFVTRNTLYYKNRFFKRALQLQTGITFKYFSSYFMDGYDPVLGEFYSQQREELGAFPLVDFFVNARIRQTRIFFKVEHANAPFGEQNYFSAPRHPYRDLTIRFGLVWNFFL
- the rpmB gene encoding 50S ribosomal protein L28; the encoded protein is MSRVCELTGKKAMVGNNVSHAMNKTKRKFDVNLFKKKFYLPEEDKYVTLKVSARAIKNVNKKGITQMMKEARANGYTTK
- a CDS encoding NAD(P)/FAD-dependent oxidoreductase, encoding MNEATLYDVAVIGTGPAGSMAAYDLAAAGLKVLVIEKRELPRYKVCGGGFVYRGLRDLPFDAAEVVDLQFKEVDIYFDDGTHLVASDDRPVISMVMRDKFDYLLAEKAIEKGSVLKQGEKLTALQHKSDQILLTTDKNAYSTKMVVAADGAYSPTAKMAGWTTDSRTLIPALEYEIYVSPEEYEKHCRNVRFDMGAVPHGYGWVFPKNGHLSVGVGGFGNGGGKLDLKSACMKYIDDMNIKNIVEIKKFGFNIPITPREEGFVKNGVFLTGDAAGFADPITAEGISNSIFSGRYAAQAIISSQGDPYSAAKRYQDILDEKLLPQLATGRTLAAWFYGKPKLRSFLIKHYGAKFARYMTAVFCGDRNYPINLKKRIIQKSLNRLVGKKSKLKKAV
- a CDS encoding CinA family nicotinamide mononucleotide deamidase-related protein, whose protein sequence is MKATIITIGDEILIGQIVDTNSAWMGQQLNNVGVSVYEIITINDDRVHILSAFAKAEQQSDLVLITGGLGPTKDDVTKSTICEYFDDELVLNQTVLEHIENIFSKYVKDAILPANRDQALVPSKARILHNDYGTAPGLWMEKNDTIFVSMPGVPFEMKGIMTSGVLPEIIKKGNLPFIHHRTMITAGVGESTIAKRIEAWENALPETIKLAYLPSSGMVRLRLSSIGMDRVEVETSVAAQVKALYDLIGDIIVGESNGESLVHTVFNLLKEKRKTIATAESCTGGKIANLITEIPGASTVFKGSTITYATQSKIDILGIEGKLIDENSVVSAEVATAMAAQARVKFKSDIAIATTGNAGPSKGDSDAEVGTVYIGIADENGAEACKFLMGNNRERVVQKTVNKSLELLQKILIKK
- the rpmG gene encoding 50S ribosomal protein L33, with the translated sequence MAKSKGNRIQVILQCTEHKESGQPGMSRYITTKNKKNTPDRLELKKFNPILKRMTVHKEIK
- a CDS encoding tetratricopeptide repeat-containing sensor histidine kinase, yielding MKFSRIIILLFNLFFSSIAHGQQEYEDRLEYLYENIVRTQYSKLDSMSYFISALEKSIQPSDSVWLSKYHSVSGLYAFNKSDYEKSIQEQEKALEIAEALDNDFLRGKAYQRLGVVYKYQGIYDRALGYFQKARNRSRNARDWKTAATAEMALCQTYWRLGDIKKATEYIDKALETAEEHKLKNDVAFGLFLEKGTTLYFQGAFDDAMFHFKKAESIVQDTQHLEGIAALYTNMGAVMFFKNDLDAAIGYYTTGLDLARDFGDQVSEGIAMINIGEALYNQKKFEPAEKYLKEALLIFKKLGSRRNIVDTYGYLHELEQLKGNHQKALDYFKLKTIHRDSIINAQKLETISNLEVKFETAEKERKITEQNLEIQTQNATIASQRLTQLSLTGGLTFLILGGIFFYYYYRSKQRQKLQAAVLHEKERGFEAVVKASEDERKRISKDLHDGIGQEMSALKLALHHIKNREEDLEKKEELDKIYESCSKSADDIRDISHQMMPRSLMENGLVNAFEDLLNNSFKYSEISYNFEHNGVQDKRFEERIEICLYRVLQELINNIIKHSGATEMSVLLYKQKDNLILMVDDNGVGMKGSSEEGHGVLNMKSRIDMIKGSINFEPSHQSGTSAMIVIPLQ